A region of Paraburkholderia largidicola DNA encodes the following proteins:
- a CDS encoding M48 family metallopeptidase yields the protein MKTIRVALAAAACGVLAACSGVSLDPNSLVQSGSQAVQAASLTDADVRTLSDKSCAQLDAENKIAPAGSPYTKRLNKIAAQLGDNINGVPVNYKVYITKDVNAWAMANGCVRVYSGLMDMMTDDEVRGVVGHEMGHVALGHTKKAMQVAYATSAVRSVASSTGGITAAISSSQLGDFSEKLINAQFSQSQESAADDYSFDIQKKKGQNPAGLVTAFNKLAKLDGGKSSMLSSHPASAARAQHIQQRIASNQ from the coding sequence ATGAAAACGATCCGCGTTGCTCTCGCCGCCGCCGCGTGCGGTGTGCTCGCTGCCTGTTCGGGGGTGAGCCTCGATCCCAATAGCCTCGTTCAGTCCGGCTCGCAGGCCGTGCAGGCTGCGTCCCTCACCGATGCCGACGTGCGCACACTGTCCGACAAGTCCTGCGCGCAGCTCGACGCGGAAAACAAGATTGCGCCCGCCGGCAGCCCGTACACGAAGCGCCTGAACAAGATTGCCGCGCAGCTTGGCGACAATATCAACGGCGTGCCCGTCAACTACAAGGTCTACATCACGAAGGACGTCAACGCGTGGGCGATGGCGAACGGCTGCGTGCGCGTCTATAGCGGTCTGATGGACATGATGACGGACGACGAAGTGCGCGGCGTCGTCGGTCATGAGATGGGTCACGTGGCGCTTGGCCACACGAAGAAAGCGATGCAGGTCGCGTATGCGACGTCGGCGGTGCGGTCGGTGGCGTCGTCGACGGGCGGTATCACGGCCGCGATCTCGTCGTCGCAACTTGGGGATTTCTCCGAGAAGCTGATCAACGCGCAGTTCTCGCAGTCGCAGGAATCGGCGGCGGACGATTATTCGTTCGATATCCAGAAGAAGAAAGGCCAGAACCCGGCTGGTCTCGTCACCGCGTTCAATAAACTCGCGAAGCTCGATGGAGGGAAGTCGAGTATGTTGAGTTCGCATCCGGCGTCGGCGGCGCGGGCGCAGCATATTCAGCAACGCATCGCGTCGAATCAGTAA
- a CDS encoding glutathione S-transferase N-terminal domain-containing protein: MKLIGSLSSPFVRKARIVLAEKKIDYKLELENVWADDTAIHEYNPIGKVPCLVMEDGAAVFDSRVICEYVDTLSPVCKLVPQSGRERVEVRCWEALADGIMDAAVLIRLEGVLREEAHRSKSWIARQRHKIDDGLIAMAQGLAAKAWCAGNHYTLADVAVGCALGYLDFRMPQLNWREQHPNLDKHYQKLSQRQSFIDTVLT, translated from the coding sequence ATGAAACTCATCGGTTCGCTGTCGAGCCCATTTGTCCGCAAGGCGCGGATCGTGCTCGCCGAAAAGAAAATCGACTACAAGCTCGAACTCGAAAACGTCTGGGCCGACGACACGGCCATCCACGAGTACAACCCGATCGGCAAGGTGCCGTGTCTCGTGATGGAAGACGGTGCGGCCGTGTTCGACTCGCGCGTGATCTGCGAATACGTCGACACGCTGTCGCCCGTGTGCAAGCTCGTGCCGCAGTCGGGCCGCGAGCGCGTCGAAGTGCGCTGCTGGGAAGCGCTGGCGGACGGCATCATGGACGCCGCGGTGCTGATCCGCCTCGAAGGCGTGCTGCGTGAAGAAGCGCATCGCAGCAAATCGTGGATTGCGCGCCAGCGTCACAAGATCGACGACGGCCTGATCGCGATGGCGCAAGGGCTCGCCGCGAAGGCGTGGTGCGCGGGCAATCACTACACGCTCGCCGACGTGGCCGTCGGCTGCGCGCTGGGCTATCTCGACTTCCGCATGCCGCAATTGAACTGGCGCGAACAGCATCCGAATCTCGACAAGCACTATCAGAAGCTGTCGCAGCGTCAGTCGTTCATCGACACTGTATTGACGTGA